One genomic segment of Primulina tabacum isolate GXHZ01 chromosome 9, ASM2559414v2, whole genome shotgun sequence includes these proteins:
- the LOC142555207 gene encoding protein LATERAL ROOT PRIMORDIUM 1-like: WRRAERKICGAFLLCAFNFVVCREEPTVVATSRRLQPSDSGAFAEWVASSSSAVGDLSLGFNAGPASAAVGSSAINSSGSLWASANAASAGRYINSGIPPELFFVAPASSFHNQHYREAAGGATINFDSNTLTSSNSAGVGVGVIPLLAATPRLAPRTTFAADETTLRTSCNRGGGGIQLLQQQQEHNPSSHMKKPMNFDHTKMLQSGSSSGGNIGGPSLFGATSCQDCGNQAKKDCTYRRCRSCCKSRGYDCATHVKSTWVPAVCRRERKLTATAKSSQSTSGVKKPRLGGGASQTTTTGSPTTTSNTSPPRSFDTSSSHQDASFKGPLPGQVRAPAVFKCVRVTALDDGEDEFAYQAVVRIGGRVFKGFLYDQGREYGFSNISELHSGGGIGGGSGGRNGASILDPSDVVASTGRGLLGGTSYGNIIN; this comes from the exons TGGAGACGTGCGGAGAGGAAAATTTGTGGTGCTTTTTTGTTGTGTGCATTTAATTTTGTGGTTTGTAGAGAAGAACCTACAGTTGTGGCTACTAGTAGGAGGCTGCAGCCTTCGGATTCCGGCGCTTTTGCAGAGTGGGTGGCTTCATCTTCCTCCGCCGTGGGGGACCTCTCGTTGGGCTTCAATGCAGGCCCCGCCTCTGCCGCTGTTGGCTCCAGCGCCATCAATAGCAGCGGTAGTCTGTGGGCATCCGCGAACGCCGCCTCAGCCGGGAGATATATCAACAGCGGGATTCCCCCTGAACTCTTCTTCGTTGCGCCTGCCTCGTCGTTTCACAACCAGCACTACCGGGAGGCTGCTGGCGGGGCCACCATCAACTTCGACTCTAACACCCTCACTTCCTCCAACTCCGCTGGTGTTGGGGTTGGAGTGATCCCTCTTCTCGCAGCCACCCCTCGTCTAGCGCCACGGACTACCTTCGCAGCTGATGAAACCACGCTACGCACCTCGTGCAACCGCGGCGGCGGCGGGATTCAGCTGTTGCAACAACAACAGGAACATAATCCTTCTTCCCACATGAAGAAACCCATGAATTTTGATCACACGAAGATGCTtcaaagtggaagcagtagcGGTGGAAATATCGGAGGGCCTTCTTTATTTGGAGCCACTTCCTGTCAAGACTGTGGAAACCAAGCCAAGAAAGATTGCACCTACCGGAGATGTAGGTCTTGTTGTAAAAGTAGAGGTTACGATTGCGCCACGCATGTAAAGAGCACTTGGGTTCCGGCGGTGTGCCGCCGCGAGCGGAAACTCACGGCCACAGCTAAATCTTCGCAGTCTACTTCTGGTGTCAAGAAACCTAGACTCGGCGGCGGTGCTTCTCAGACAACAACCACCGGATCCCCTACCACAACTTCCAACACCTCCCCTCCAAGAAGCTTCGACACCAGTTCTAGCCATCAAG ATGCAAGTTTCAAAGGCCCGTTGCCTGGCCAAGTGCGCGCCCCGGCAGTGTTCAAGTGCGTGAGAGTGACTGCACTTGACGACGGGGAAGATGAGTTTGCATATCAGGCTGTTGTAAGAATTGGCGGCCGCGTTTTTAAAGGTTTTCTATATGATCAGGGAAGAGAATATGGTTTCTCCAACATCTCGGAGCTCCATTCGGGTGGCGGCATCGGTGGCGGCAGCGGCGGAAGAAA
- the LOC142504399 gene encoding uncharacterized protein LOC142504399 — MSTGPVLALLNEKLTGENFLKWKSNINIALVCENLKFVLTKECPPEPPLNASRSVREIYDRWIAANNKAKGYMLAGMNDVLRLKHENVENAYGIMDSLQAMFGQ, encoded by the coding sequence ATGTCTACTGGTCCTGTTCTTGCTTTACTTAATGAAAAGTTGACTGGAGAAAACTTTTTGAAATGGAAGAGTAACATTAACATTGCCCTCGTATGTGAGAACCTCAAATTTGTCTTAACGAAGGAGTGTCCTCCCGAACCCCCTTTGAATGCTTCTCGTAGTGTACGAGAAATCTATGATCGATGGATCGCAGCAAACAATAAAGCCAAGGGCTACATGTTAGCCGGCATGAACGATGTGCTTAGACTTAAGCACGAGAATGTAGAGAATGCTTATGGGATAATGGATTCTCTGCAAGCTATGTTTGGTCAGTAA
- the LOC142556818 gene encoding uncharacterized protein LOC142556818, with protein sequence MNAKMKKGQSLGAHVLNMVKYFTEAETHGATIDDGTQVSMILESLPPTFLQFKSNYVMNKLDYNMTQLLNELQTFEAISIGKVQEGEANVVKGKSHSSKASLKRKNKGKRKGAPKKQNNWNGSNDKKKGDSAKPKGKCFHCGIDGHWKRNCPKYLADIKEKKKAT encoded by the exons ATGAATGCTAAGATGAAGAAAGGCCAATCACTTGGAGCGCATGTTTTGAACATGGTTAAATATTTCACTGAGGCTGAGACTCATGGTGCGACCATAGATGATGGTACACAAGTGAGCATGATTTTGGAATCATTGCCTCCGACTTTCCTGCAATTCAAGAGCAACTATGTCATGAATAAGCTTGATTATAACATGACACAATTGCTCAACGAGTTGCAAACCTTTGAGGCCATTTCCATTGGAAAAGTCCAAGAAGGTGAGGCAAATGTTGTCAAGGGTAAGTCACATTCCTCCAAAGCTAGTTTGAAAAGAAAGAACAAGGGGAAAAGAAAGGGAGCTCCTAAAAAGCAAAATAATTGGAATGGTTCCAATGACAAAAAGAAGGGTGACTCTGCAAAGCCCAAAGGAAAATGTTTTCATTGTGGGATTGATGGTCATTGGAAGAGAAATTGCCCCAAGTATCTCGCTGACATAAAAGAGAAGAAGAAAG CTACTTAG